The proteins below are encoded in one region of Sporosarcina sp. FSL K6-1508:
- the carB gene encoding carbamoyl-phosphate synthase large subunit produces MPKRTDIETILVIGSGPIVIGQAAEFDYAGTQACLSLKEEGYRVILINSNPATIMTDTEIADKVYIEPITLEFVSRIIRKERPDALLATMGGQTGLNMAIELDESGILKELGIEILGTKLNAIHQAEDRDLFRTLMNELGEPVPDSDIIHNLEEAHAFVDRIGYPVIVRPAFTLGGTGGGMCYNDEDLEEIVTSGLKYSPATQCLLEKSIAGYKEIEYEVMRDSADNAIVVCNMENVDAVGIHTGDSIVAAPSQTMTDREYQMLRNVSLKIIRALGIEGGCNVQLALDPHSFDYYIIEVNPRVSRSSALASKATGYPIAKLAAKIAVGLTLDEMMNPVTGTTYACFEPSLDYIVTKIPRWPFDKFESAKRNLGTQMKATGEVMAIGRTFEESILKAVRSLETGQFGLSLKNGPEMTDEWIEKRICRAGDERLFFIGEAFRRGVTVETIHGWSQIDVFFLRKFQKIVQFELVLKANPFDYTTLRTAKRMGFSDVTVAELWDTDERKVYDWRKEQGLIPVYKKVDTCAGEFESDTPYFYGTYEEENESIKSEKKSVIVLGSGPIRIGQGVEFDYATVHSVWAIQEAGYEAIIINNNPETVSTDFSISDKLYFEPLTIEDVMHIVDLEQPEGVIVQFGGQTAINLADGLEARGVKILGTSLEDIDRAENRNKFESALREIGIPQPLGKTAVSVPEAIAIANEIGYPVLVRPSYVLGGRAMEIVYHEEELLYYMEHAVEASPDHPVLVDRYLTGTEIEVDGICDGENVLIPGIMEHIERAGVHSGDSIAVFPPQNLSASQLETITDYTTRLAKGLGIIGLLNIQFVISEGQVYVIEVNPRSSRTVPFLSKITNIPMANIATKAILGQTIIEQGYKNGLAQAPSGVYVKVPVFSFAKLRRVDITLGPEMKSTGEVMGKDTTLEKALYKGLVAAGMEIKEYGSVIMTVSDKDKEEMVSIAKRFTNIGYRILATGGTASVLEDAGIQVKTIGKIGSEGPTLLDVIQKGEAQIVINTLTKGKQPERDGFRIRRESVENGIPCFTSLDTADAMLRVIESMTFQTEEMGKVEETV; encoded by the coding sequence ATGCCTAAACGTACAGATATTGAAACTATATTAGTTATCGGGTCAGGCCCGATTGTTATCGGTCAAGCAGCGGAGTTTGACTATGCTGGAACACAAGCATGTCTTTCATTAAAAGAGGAGGGCTACCGCGTCATTCTCATCAACTCTAACCCGGCAACGATTATGACAGATACGGAAATCGCAGACAAAGTATATATTGAACCGATAACACTAGAATTCGTTAGTCGCATCATTCGGAAAGAACGTCCTGACGCACTTCTTGCAACAATGGGCGGCCAGACGGGCTTGAATATGGCGATTGAACTAGACGAATCAGGAATATTAAAAGAACTTGGCATCGAGATCCTCGGAACAAAGCTGAACGCAATTCATCAGGCGGAAGACCGGGATTTATTCCGAACGCTGATGAACGAACTGGGAGAACCTGTTCCAGACAGCGATATTATTCACAACCTTGAAGAAGCGCATGCATTCGTTGACAGAATCGGGTATCCTGTCATCGTTCGTCCTGCATTCACACTTGGCGGTACAGGCGGGGGCATGTGCTACAACGACGAAGACTTGGAAGAAATCGTTACAAGCGGTCTGAAATATAGCCCAGCTACACAATGTCTATTGGAAAAGTCAATTGCTGGCTATAAGGAAATCGAATATGAAGTCATGCGCGACTCGGCAGACAATGCAATCGTTGTTTGCAACATGGAAAACGTAGACGCAGTCGGAATTCATACGGGCGATTCAATCGTCGCGGCACCAAGCCAGACAATGACAGACCGTGAATATCAAATGCTTCGAAATGTGTCTCTTAAAATTATTCGTGCATTAGGAATTGAAGGCGGATGTAATGTTCAACTTGCACTCGATCCGCACAGCTTTGACTACTATATCATTGAAGTGAACCCGCGCGTCAGCCGATCATCGGCGTTGGCATCGAAAGCGACAGGTTATCCGATTGCGAAACTGGCTGCGAAAATCGCGGTAGGCTTGACGCTCGATGAAATGATGAATCCAGTTACGGGAACAACATACGCTTGTTTTGAACCGTCACTCGATTATATCGTGACAAAAATTCCGCGCTGGCCGTTTGATAAATTCGAGTCTGCTAAACGAAATCTAGGTACGCAAATGAAAGCAACAGGCGAAGTAATGGCGATCGGCCGTACATTCGAAGAGTCAATCTTAAAAGCGGTACGCTCACTCGAAACAGGACAATTCGGCTTATCATTGAAAAATGGACCAGAAATGACAGACGAATGGATTGAAAAACGAATTTGTCGTGCAGGCGATGAGCGTTTGTTCTTCATCGGCGAAGCATTCCGCAGGGGTGTGACAGTTGAAACGATTCACGGATGGAGTCAAATTGACGTCTTTTTCTTGCGCAAGTTCCAAAAAATCGTTCAGTTTGAACTAGTCTTGAAAGCGAATCCGTTTGACTATACAACATTGCGCACTGCAAAACGGATGGGCTTCTCCGATGTTACGGTTGCAGAATTATGGGACACAGATGAGCGCAAGGTTTACGATTGGCGAAAAGAGCAAGGACTCATTCCAGTCTATAAAAAAGTCGATACATGTGCTGGTGAATTTGAATCGGACACGCCGTATTTTTACGGAACCTACGAAGAGGAAAATGAATCAATTAAATCAGAGAAGAAAAGTGTTATCGTCCTAGGTTCCGGTCCAATACGCATCGGTCAAGGTGTTGAGTTCGACTACGCGACGGTCCACTCGGTATGGGCAATCCAAGAAGCAGGATACGAAGCGATCATCATCAATAACAACCCTGAAACAGTGTCAACAGACTTCTCGATTTCGGACAAATTGTACTTTGAACCGCTGACAATCGAAGATGTTATGCACATCGTTGATCTGGAACAGCCTGAAGGTGTTATTGTTCAATTCGGTGGACAGACGGCTATTAACTTAGCGGATGGCCTTGAAGCACGCGGTGTAAAAATTTTGGGAACATCCCTTGAAGATATTGACCGCGCGGAAAATCGTAATAAATTCGAAAGTGCACTGCGTGAAATTGGTATTCCACAACCTCTTGGAAAAACAGCTGTTTCTGTGCCGGAAGCTATCGCGATTGCGAATGAAATTGGTTATCCTGTACTCGTACGACCTTCTTATGTACTTGGCGGACGTGCAATGGAAATTGTCTACCATGAAGAGGAACTGCTTTATTACATGGAGCATGCAGTTGAAGCAAGCCCGGATCATCCCGTACTTGTCGATCGTTACTTAACGGGAACTGAAATTGAAGTCGATGGTATATGCGACGGTGAAAATGTGTTGATCCCAGGTATTATGGAACATATTGAACGTGCAGGCGTTCACTCAGGTGACTCGATTGCTGTGTTCCCGCCACAAAACTTATCGGCTTCTCAACTAGAAACAATCACTGATTATACGACCCGTCTTGCAAAAGGGCTTGGAATAATAGGTCTTCTCAATATCCAGTTCGTCATTTCAGAAGGGCAAGTTTACGTGATTGAAGTGAATCCACGTTCGAGCCGTACGGTTCCATTCTTGAGTAAGATTACGAATATTCCGATGGCAAACATTGCAACAAAAGCGATTCTGGGTCAAACGATTATTGAACAAGGTTATAAAAATGGACTTGCTCAGGCTCCATCAGGCGTCTACGTTAAAGTACCAGTCTTCTCATTTGCGAAATTGCGTCGAGTAGATATTACGCTTGGACCTGAAATGAAATCGACAGGAGAAGTAATGGGCAAAGATACTACGCTCGAAAAAGCCTTGTACAAAGGTCTTGTTGCAGCGGGTATGGAAATAAAAGAATACGGCTCTGTAATAATGACTGTTTCTGATAAAGACAAAGAAGAGATGGTGAGCATCGCTAAGCGCTTTACGAATATCGGTTATCGTATTTTAGCAACGGGAGGCACAGCTTCTGTGCTAGAGGACGCCGGTATCCAAGTGAAAACGATTGGTAAAATCGGTTCTGAAGGACCGACGCTTCTTGATGTCATTCAAAAAGGGGAAGCACAAATCGTTATCAATACGCTGACAAAAGGAAAACAGCCTGAACGTGACGGCTTTAGAATTCGCCGTGAATCAGTTGAAAATGGCATTCCTTGCTTCACTTCACTTGATACGGCAGATGCAATGCTGCGTGTGATCGAATCAATGACATTCCAAACTGAGGAAATGGGGAAAGTGGAGGAGACTGTATGA
- a CDS encoding aspartate carbamoyltransferase catalytic subunit, with translation MKHVVSMKHLTEKEIMAILDRADTFKKFGARELPGKYIVSNLFFEPSTRTKMSFEMAERKLGLDVLPFESSFSSTLKGETLYDTVKTLEAIGVDALVIRHPEDGYYEQLIDRTSVSIINGGDGSGQHPTQSLLDLFTIREEFGSFKGLNVLIAGDIAHSRVARSNADALTTLGANVTFLCPTEWAGEFENVDSWDGVIENSDVVMLLRVQHERHGAETIFAGESYHERYGLTEARAQKLKDKAIIMHPGPFNREIEISETLIECSKSRIFKQMENGVYIRMAVMESVLKGRN, from the coding sequence ATGAAGCATGTAGTATCGATGAAACACCTGACCGAAAAAGAAATTATGGCAATCCTTGATCGTGCTGATACGTTCAAAAAGTTCGGTGCCCGCGAATTGCCCGGGAAATATATTGTCAGCAACCTATTTTTCGAACCGAGCACACGTACTAAAATGAGCTTTGAAATGGCGGAACGGAAACTCGGGCTTGACGTCTTGCCGTTCGAATCCAGCTTTTCCAGCACGTTAAAAGGCGAGACGCTCTACGATACGGTAAAAACGCTTGAAGCAATCGGTGTCGATGCACTTGTCATCCGTCATCCCGAAGACGGTTATTATGAGCAATTGATAGATCGAACATCGGTCTCAATTATTAATGGAGGCGATGGATCAGGCCAGCATCCGACACAGTCACTCCTGGATCTGTTTACAATCAGAGAAGAATTTGGTTCCTTTAAAGGATTGAATGTACTGATTGCGGGAGATATCGCACATAGCCGCGTGGCACGCTCTAATGCAGACGCTTTAACGACCTTGGGAGCGAACGTGACATTCCTTTGTCCAACTGAATGGGCAGGTGAATTTGAAAATGTGGATTCATGGGATGGAGTGATTGAAAACAGTGATGTGGTCATGTTGCTGAGAGTGCAGCATGAAAGGCATGGAGCAGAAACGATTTTCGCGGGAGAAAGTTATCATGAACGATATGGGTTGACTGAAGCTCGCGCACAGAAGTTGAAAGACAAGGCGATTATCATGCACCCGGGTCCATTCAATCGGGAAATTGAAATTTCAGAGACATTAATCGAATGCTCCAAATCAAGGATTTTCAAACAAATGGAAAATGGTGTATACATACGGATGGCCGTAATGGAATCAGTATTGAAAGGGAGGAATTAA
- a CDS encoding RluA family pseudouridine synthase yields MEKIEIEVTEEHKGSRIDKALSAVNSEWSRTQIQSWLKDGLVLVGGIQVKPNYKVRVGDTITVEEPELEELDVVAEDLELDIYYEDKDVLVLNKARGMVVHPAPGHPSGTVVNGLMHHCTDLSGINGVLRPGIVHRIDKDTSGLLMVAKNDKAHVSLVDQLVNRSVTRVYTALVHGHIPHDNGTIDAPIGRDQRERQNMAIVDKGRHAVTHFKVIERFGDYTLVECRLETGRTHQIRVHMKYIGYPLVGDPKYGPKKTLDFNGQVLHAGTLGFDHPVTGEYMEFNSPLPDDFIELVDKVRKSVDKTEE; encoded by the coding sequence ATGGAAAAAATTGAAATAGAAGTAACGGAAGAACACAAAGGAAGCCGTATTGACAAAGCGTTATCGGCGGTTAACTCTGAATGGTCACGTACACAAATTCAGTCATGGCTGAAAGATGGCCTTGTTCTTGTAGGCGGTATTCAAGTGAAACCAAATTATAAAGTTCGAGTAGGTGATACGATAACGGTGGAAGAACCTGAACTGGAAGAACTTGATGTCGTTGCGGAAGATCTTGAACTCGATATCTATTATGAAGATAAAGACGTTCTCGTTCTCAACAAAGCGCGTGGTATGGTTGTCCACCCTGCACCCGGTCATCCATCAGGTACAGTGGTCAACGGGCTTATGCACCATTGCACGGATCTCTCAGGTATCAACGGCGTACTTCGCCCAGGTATTGTGCACCGTATCGATAAAGATACATCTGGTCTTTTGATGGTGGCGAAAAATGATAAAGCACATGTTTCGTTAGTCGACCAGCTCGTCAACAGATCGGTAACACGTGTTTATACAGCACTTGTCCATGGTCATATCCCGCATGATAATGGAACAATTGATGCTCCGATCGGCCGTGATCAACGCGAGCGGCAAAATATGGCGATTGTTGATAAAGGAAGACATGCGGTAACGCATTTCAAAGTAATTGAGCGGTTTGGTGATTACACACTTGTTGAATGTAGATTAGAAACAGGGAGAACACACCAAATTCGAGTTCATATGAAATATATCGGTTATCCGCTTGTCGGAGATCCGAAATATGGACCGAAAAAAACACTCGACTTTAACGGACAAGTATTGCATGCAGGAACGCTCGGTTTTGATCACCCCGTAACAGGTGAGTATATGGAATTTAACAGCCCGCTACCAGATGACTTTATAGAATTGGTCGATAAAGTTAGGAAAAGCGTTGACAAAACAGAAGAGTGA
- the lspA gene encoding signal peptidase II, with protein sequence MFIYYGLAAFVIVLDQFTKWLVVKNMELTERISIADPYLGLLSHRNKGAAWGMLEGQMWLFYIVTVVVAGGIIYYFHKEAKGHPLFGVSLMFLLGGAIGNFIDRLWRKEVVDFVDVTIPIINYDFPIFNVADAALTVGVVIIIIHIIMDEKKNKKKVS encoded by the coding sequence TTGTTCATTTATTACGGATTGGCGGCATTCGTCATTGTTTTGGATCAGTTTACGAAATGGCTTGTCGTCAAAAACATGGAACTCACTGAAAGAATCAGTATTGCAGATCCTTATTTGGGGCTTCTTTCCCATCGCAACAAGGGAGCAGCATGGGGAATGCTTGAAGGACAAATGTGGTTATTTTATATCGTTACTGTCGTTGTTGCAGGAGGCATTATCTATTACTTCCATAAAGAAGCGAAGGGACATCCGCTATTTGGAGTCAGTTTAATGTTTCTTCTTGGTGGCGCAATTGGTAATTTCATCGACCGTCTATGGCGCAAGGAAGTTGTCGATTTTGTCGACGTCACAATTCCGATTATCAACTATGATTTCCCGATTTTTAATGTTGCAGATGCAGCTTTGACAGTAGGGGTAGTCATAATCATCATCCATATTATTATGGATGAAAAAAAGAACAAGAAAAAGGTGTCGTAA
- the pyrR gene encoding bifunctional pyr operon transcriptional regulator/uracil phosphoribosyltransferase PyrR: MTEKANILDEQAVGRAVTRIAHEIIERNKGIDECILVGIKTRGAYLADRLAKKIEVIEGKSIKKGELDITLYRDDLMLKHDNNEPLVQQVDIKHDVTDKKVILVDDVLYTGRTVRAAMDAVMDLGRPASIQLAVLVDRGHRELPIRPDFVGKNIPTSSDERVVVSVLETDGKDSVSIHSK; the protein is encoded by the coding sequence ATGACAGAAAAAGCAAATATCCTTGATGAACAAGCAGTTGGCAGAGCAGTTACACGAATTGCCCACGAAATTATCGAACGGAATAAAGGGATTGACGAGTGTATTCTCGTCGGTATTAAAACCAGAGGCGCATATTTAGCAGATAGGCTTGCCAAAAAAATCGAGGTAATTGAAGGGAAGTCAATAAAAAAAGGTGAACTTGACATAACTTTGTATCGTGACGATCTTATGCTGAAACATGACAATAACGAGCCGCTCGTCCAGCAAGTAGATATAAAACATGACGTGACGGACAAAAAAGTAATCCTTGTGGACGACGTTCTATATACAGGCAGAACAGTCCGAGCAGCAATGGATGCAGTCATGGACCTTGGAAGACCTGCATCCATTCAACTTGCGGTGCTAGTCGACCGGGGCCACCGAGAATTGCCGATCCGACCTGATTTCGTCGGGAAAAACATCCCCACGTCAAGTGATGAACGCGTCGTCGTAAGTGTACTAGAGACGGATGGCAAGGACAGCGTCTCGATTCATTCAAAATAA
- a CDS encoding uracil-xanthine permease family protein: protein MNEKVLDVHEKPATARWIILSLQHMFAMFGATILVPQLVGLSPAIALLTSGIATIVFILVTRFQVPAYLGSSFAFIIPIQVATETGGIGSAMIGSMFVALVYGLISLLIWKTGYAWIMKVLPPIVVAPVIIVIGLALSPTAISMASTIQVGDEKVYNLLHFSAALVTLAAAIICIMFFKGIVSLMPILIGIIVGYIYSAFIGILDFTKVIEAKWFEFPAMLIPGVDYEFVITPTLLGLMVPIAIVTISEHIGHQLVLGRIVGRNYIKNPGLNRSLLGDGLGTLISGLVGGPPKTTYGENIGVLALTRVYSVYVILGAAVFAIAFSFLGKVMALIATIPTAVLGGVSILLFGIIASSGLRMLVDHKIDFGKQRNLVIASVILVLGIGGASIKFSETFQIEGMALAAIVGVILNLILPGRTNETLVDETE from the coding sequence ATGAATGAAAAAGTTTTAGATGTACATGAAAAACCGGCAACAGCCAGATGGATAATCCTTAGTTTGCAACATATGTTTGCCATGTTTGGTGCGACGATATTGGTTCCCCAACTGGTCGGGTTAAGTCCGGCAATCGCTCTTCTGACTAGCGGGATTGCGACAATCGTTTTTATCCTTGTAACAAGGTTCCAAGTACCGGCATACTTAGGCTCGTCTTTCGCCTTCATTATACCGATACAAGTAGCGACTGAAACAGGCGGAATTGGCAGTGCAATGATTGGCAGTATGTTCGTGGCGCTCGTCTATGGGCTCATCTCATTGCTTATCTGGAAGACAGGCTATGCATGGATCATGAAGGTCTTGCCGCCGATTGTTGTGGCGCCGGTTATCATCGTCATCGGTCTTGCATTGTCGCCGACAGCAATCAGCATGGCGAGTACAATCCAAGTCGGAGACGAAAAAGTGTATAACCTGCTTCACTTTTCAGCAGCGCTCGTCACACTGGCAGCTGCGATTATCTGTATCATGTTTTTCAAAGGAATTGTCAGCTTGATGCCAATACTTATCGGGATCATCGTCGGTTACATTTACTCGGCTTTCATCGGCATATTGGATTTCACAAAAGTTATTGAAGCGAAATGGTTTGAATTTCCGGCAATGCTGATTCCGGGTGTGGATTACGAATTCGTCATTACTCCTACACTCCTTGGACTGATGGTGCCAATCGCCATCGTCACGATTTCGGAACATATCGGACATCAGCTCGTTCTAGGACGAATTGTTGGAAGAAACTACATAAAAAATCCGGGATTAAACCGTTCTTTACTTGGTGACGGACTTGGAACGCTTATTAGCGGACTAGTCGGAGGACCGCCTAAAACGACATACGGTGAAAACATTGGTGTCCTTGCGCTCACTCGCGTATATAGTGTCTATGTCATTTTAGGAGCTGCGGTTTTCGCCATTGCCTTCTCATTCTTAGGAAAAGTTATGGCATTGATTGCGACGATTCCTACAGCGGTGCTTGGAGGGGTGTCGATTCTCTTATTCGGAATCATCGCTTCATCCGGTCTGCGGATGCTGGTCGATCACAAAATTGATTTTGGCAAACAGCGTAATCTTGTTATCGCTTCTGTCATTCTAGTCCTTGGTATTGGTGGTGCATCCATCAAATTCAGTGAGACCTTCCAAATTGAAGGGATGGCTTTGGCTGCGATTGTCGGCGTTATTCTAAACTTGATACTTCCAGGAAGAACTAATGAAACGCTAGTTGACGAAACAGAATAG
- a CDS encoding dihydroorotate dehydrogenase electron transfer subunit codes for MIIQDRMTVTSHRLIAHNIFEMKLNGKLVGEISSPGQFVHIRVSDSFEPLLRRPISIASINKEVGEMTIIYRAEGRGTTILSQKHVDDEIDVLGPLGNGFPVEETATGETAILIGGGIGVPPLYELSKQLTAKGVKCTHVLGFQSKDVVFYEEEFSKLGETHIVTVDGSLGAAGFVTTVMGELGDDFATYYSCGPMPMLEAIEQMYAGKKGFLSFEQRMGCGIGACFACVCQTTEGSEKAYIKVCSDGPVFPAGVVAI; via the coding sequence ATGATCATCCAAGATCGAATGACGGTCACTTCACATCGGCTAATTGCCCATAATATTTTTGAAATGAAGTTAAATGGTAAATTGGTCGGGGAAATTTCTTCCCCGGGCCAGTTTGTTCATATTCGAGTATCCGATTCATTCGAACCATTGTTAAGACGTCCGATTTCAATCGCTTCCATTAATAAAGAGGTTGGCGAAATGACTATTATTTATCGTGCAGAAGGTCGAGGTACTACAATCCTTTCACAGAAACATGTGGATGATGAAATCGATGTGCTCGGTCCGCTTGGAAATGGTTTTCCTGTTGAAGAAACGGCAACTGGAGAAACGGCAATCTTAATTGGCGGAGGAATCGGTGTACCACCATTGTATGAGTTATCGAAGCAACTGACGGCGAAGGGCGTGAAATGCACGCATGTCTTAGGGTTCCAATCAAAAGACGTTGTGTTTTATGAAGAAGAGTTCAGTAAGCTCGGCGAAACACATATTGTAACAGTCGACGGGTCTCTTGGAGCAGCGGGTTTCGTGACCACAGTCATGGGGGAACTTGGAGATGATTTCGCAACGTATTACAGCTGCGGTCCAATGCCGATGCTTGAAGCGATTGAACAAATGTACGCAGGGAAAAAAGGCTTTCTGTCATTCGAACAACGAATGGGCTGCGGTATTGGCGCTTGTTTCGCATGTGTTTGTCAAACAACGGAAGGATCGGAAAAGGCATATATTAAAGTATGCTCAGATGGTCCGGTATTCCCGGCAGGGGTGGTGGCAATATGA
- a CDS encoding carbamoyl phosphate synthase small subunit, translating into MKKRMLILEDGTIFEGIAFGSDDASIGETVFTTGMTGYQETVSNPSGAGQIIVMTYPLIGNYGINRDDYESIEPAASGLVVRELADEPSNFRSGMTLCELLTMKGIPGIQGIDTRKLTRLLRDKGSLKGILTAAGEEVNVQEMVAKAAAFTLPTDLVARVSTQKPYPSPGRGERVILIDYGMKHGILRELNDRDCDVIVVPYNTSTKEILSLSPDGIVLSNGPGNPEDVEGTVETIKELLGKVPLFGIGLGHQLFALACGARTVKLKNSHMGGNHPVKDLTSGRTELTSQSHGYAVDEGSLVDTNLEVTHKALNDGSVEGVRSTKYEAFSVQFHPEASPGPEDSKHLFDRFMDVMKTSSRKENFNA; encoded by the coding sequence ATGAAAAAAAGAATGCTGATTTTAGAAGACGGTACAATTTTTGAAGGAATCGCCTTTGGTTCTGATGACGCGTCAATCGGTGAGACGGTATTCACAACGGGAATGACGGGTTATCAAGAAACGGTTTCAAATCCATCGGGTGCTGGACAAATCATTGTGATGACCTACCCGCTTATCGGCAACTACGGCATTAACCGGGACGATTATGAGTCAATCGAACCGGCAGCGAGCGGCTTAGTCGTCCGCGAACTGGCAGACGAACCATCCAATTTCCGTAGCGGTATGACACTGTGTGAGCTGTTGACGATGAAAGGCATTCCTGGAATCCAAGGAATCGATACTCGCAAATTAACGCGGCTCTTGCGAGATAAAGGGTCACTAAAAGGCATCCTGACAGCTGCAGGGGAAGAAGTGAATGTGCAAGAAATGGTTGCCAAAGCCGCGGCTTTCACTTTGCCGACAGATCTAGTTGCCCGCGTTTCAACACAAAAACCTTATCCAAGCCCGGGACGCGGAGAACGCGTTATCCTCATCGACTATGGCATGAAACACGGTATTTTACGCGAATTAAATGATAGAGACTGCGACGTCATTGTCGTCCCATATAACACATCTACCAAGGAAATCCTTTCTTTATCACCAGATGGCATTGTGCTGTCAAATGGACCGGGTAATCCGGAAGATGTTGAGGGCACAGTTGAAACGATTAAAGAATTACTAGGGAAAGTCCCACTCTTCGGGATTGGCCTTGGTCACCAGCTATTTGCCCTAGCTTGCGGCGCACGCACAGTAAAATTGAAAAACAGCCATATGGGCGGCAACCATCCCGTAAAAGATTTGACTTCAGGCCGGACGGAATTGACTTCTCAAAGTCATGGCTACGCAGTAGATGAAGGATCACTTGTAGATACAAATCTGGAAGTGACACATAAAGCACTTAATGATGGATCAGTTGAAGGTGTGAGAAGCACGAAATACGAAGCGTTTTCCGTTCAGTTCCATCCGGAAGCATCTCCGGGACCTGAAGATTCGAAGCACCTGTTTGACAGATTCATGGATGTAATGAAAACAAGCAGCCGAAAGGAGAATTTCAATGCCTAA
- a CDS encoding dihydroorotase: MEKVIQGVQMLNDQGVLVTTDVKLTGDKISGIGNQLTVGNAEIIDGEGLLLAPGFIDVHVHLREPGGEHKETIESGTLAAAKGGYTTICAMPNTRPVPDTKENLTLVNDLIKQKSLIRVLPYASITIREAGKERTNLAELKEYGAFAFTDDGVGIQQAGMMFEAMQDAAKIGMPIVAHCEDNTLIYGGAMHEGKRNKELGLPGIPSIAESVHIARDILLAEAAGAHYHVCHVSTKESVRVIRDAKKAGIHVTAEVSPHHLLLSEDDIPGDDADWKMNPPLRGTEDLQALRDGLLDGTLNFIATDHAPHTAEEKEAGFAKAPFGITGFETAFPLLYTNFVKKGTWTLQQLIDWMTKKPADVFGLPYGKIEVGATADLVLLDLNKEEKIDRKTFVSKGKNTPFNGWICTGWPVKTIYAGKVVWEDGQ; encoded by the coding sequence ATGGAGAAAGTTATTCAAGGGGTACAGATGCTGAACGATCAAGGGGTTCTTGTAACAACGGATGTAAAGTTGACAGGTGATAAAATTTCGGGAATCGGAAATCAGCTGACAGTGGGAAATGCGGAAATAATCGACGGTGAAGGACTTTTACTGGCACCGGGTTTCATCGACGTCCACGTTCACCTTCGTGAACCGGGCGGCGAGCATAAAGAGACAATCGAAAGCGGAACACTTGCGGCAGCAAAAGGCGGTTACACCACAATCTGTGCAATGCCGAATACAAGACCTGTACCGGATACAAAAGAAAATCTGACACTTGTCAATGACTTGATCAAACAGAAGTCCTTGATCCGTGTCCTTCCATACGCCTCCATTACAATTCGAGAAGCCGGCAAAGAACGGACAAATCTTGCTGAACTTAAAGAATATGGAGCTTTCGCATTCACAGACGACGGTGTTGGTATACAACAAGCGGGAATGATGTTTGAAGCGATGCAGGATGCAGCTAAAATCGGTATGCCAATTGTTGCACACTGCGAAGACAATACACTTATCTATGGTGGCGCAATGCATGAAGGGAAGCGCAATAAAGAACTCGGTCTTCCGGGAATTCCTTCAATAGCGGAATCGGTCCATATCGCACGGGACATTTTACTGGCAGAAGCAGCAGGAGCTCATTACCATGTGTGCCACGTTAGTACGAAAGAGTCGGTTCGAGTGATCCGCGATGCAAAAAAAGCGGGCATCCATGTGACTGCAGAAGTGAGTCCACATCATCTTCTACTATCAGAAGATGACATTCCCGGCGATGACGCAGATTGGAAAATGAACCCTCCGCTTCGAGGAACAGAAGATCTTCAAGCTCTACGTGACGGGCTACTCGATGGCACGCTTAATTTCATCGCAACAGACCATGCACCGCATACTGCAGAAGAAAAAGAAGCCGGTTTTGCAAAAGCACCGTTCGGGATTACTGGTTTTGAAACGGCATTCCCGCTTCTTTATACGAATTTCGTTAAAAAGGGAACATGGACCTTACAGCAGCTTATCGATTGGATGACGAAAAAACCGGCTGATGTATTCGGATTGCCCTACGGGAAAATCGAAGTGGGTGCTACGGCGGATCTGGTATTGCTAGATTTGAATAAAGAGGAAAAAATAGATCGTAAGACATTTGTTTCTAAAGGGAAGAACACACCATTTAACGGTTGGATATGCACGGGATGGCCGGTTAAAACAATTTATGCTGGAAAAGTAGTTTGGGAGGATGGACAATGA